In Aliarcobacter faecis, a genomic segment contains:
- a CDS encoding phosphopantetheine-binding protein yields MKNKIKEVLENIRPEFDFANSDNFLEDGLLDSFDLITLVSSLDEVFEISIEGTEMTPENFQNIDTIEKLVQKYI; encoded by the coding sequence ATGAAAAATAAAATAAAAGAGGTATTAGAAAATATTAGACCAGAGTTTGATTTTGCAAATTCTGATAATTTTTTAGAAGATGGATTACTTGATTCATTTGATTTGATTACTCTGGTTTCAAGTTTAGATGAAGTATTTGAAATATCAATTGAAGGTACAGAAATGACTCCTGAAAATTTTCAAAATATTGATACGATTGAAAAATTAGTTCAAAAATATATTTAG
- a CDS encoding glycosyltransferase family 2 protein → MQINPKLANAVSRSEKFPVKVSVCIVTYNHEKYIKECLESIVTQKCDFDFEVIVGEDCSTDNTRAIVQEYADKYPNIVKPLFHEKNVGASDNYFLVHNQAKGEYICHMDGDDYALPGKLQAQADFMDKTPDCNICFHRVKVLYPNGDMKESFLEPSRLKIGFTQNDLLMIGTVAVNSSKMYRKSTLQILNKYKNFNNMMDFFSNIVQVEDKKVMFVDNNIYGVYRANIGVMMNPKIVDIRLSNLNLLNKLFPNKKKYLNTVVLTYLLADFKNLRKSTFKHFLFWLKTFHYKSIFNFIKFYPSLKYYRLP, encoded by the coding sequence ATGCAAATTAATCCAAAACTAGCAAATGCGGTTTCACGAAGTGAAAAGTTTCCTGTAAAAGTTTCAGTATGTATAGTAACCTACAATCATGAAAAATATATTAAAGAATGTTTAGAAAGTATAGTTACTCAAAAGTGCGATTTTGATTTTGAAGTTATAGTTGGAGAGGATTGTTCTACTGATAATACAAGAGCCATAGTGCAAGAATATGCAGATAAATATCCAAATATCGTAAAACCTCTGTTTCATGAGAAAAATGTAGGAGCAAGTGACAACTACTTTTTGGTTCATAATCAGGCAAAAGGTGAATATATTTGCCATATGGATGGTGATGATTATGCATTGCCTGGAAAACTCCAAGCTCAGGCTGATTTTATGGATAAAACACCTGATTGTAATATTTGTTTTCATAGGGTTAAGGTTCTTTATCCAAACGGAGATATGAAGGAGAGCTTTTTAGAACCAAGTAGATTAAAAATTGGTTTTACACAAAATGATTTATTGATGATAGGTACAGTTGCCGTTAATAGTTCAAAAATGTATAGAAAAAGTACTTTACAAATACTAAATAAATATAAAAATTTTAATAATATGATGGATTTCTTTTCAAATATAGTTCAAGTAGAAGATAAAAAAGTAATGTTTGTTGATAATAATATTTATGGAGTATATAGAGCAAATATAGGTGTTATGATGAATCCTAAAATAGTTGATATAAGATTAAGTAACTTAAATCTTTTAAATAAGCTATTTCCAAATAAAAAGAAATATTTAAATACAGTTGTTTTAACATATTTGTTAGCAGATTTTAAAAACTTAAGAAAATCTACATTTAAACATTTTTTATTTTGGTTGAAAACTTTTCATTATAAGAGTATTTTCAATTTTATTAAGTTTTATCCAAGCTTGAAATATTATAGATTGCCATGA
- a CDS encoding lipopolysaccharide biosynthesis protein → MNKLISLKKNIIANYIGQAYKALIGIFMMPLYLSYFGSEAFGLIGFYIMLQSWMQLLDLGMKPTLARESARYRAESIDTFELRTVLRTFETIFVSTGLVMALGIIFLSGYISSSWLKVENLDLKTVSYAVCFMGVVVGTRWVSSLYSGVVSGLERQVWLNSFEIISNTVRFVGVLGAFYFFEASILVFFIYQMIVSIFELLVIQYFTYTNFEKVQQNILYSFEVLKKIYKFSFAIAFGSIIWVVVTQIDKLILSKTIPLEQYGYFSLAIVIANGVFVLGNAISGAIMPRLVYYSERKDEEGFKRVYFFSLEIALMVVVPISALLVIYAQEILYLWTHDEIAAQNASKILIWYVLGNVVVSSAAFAYYLQYAKGDLKLHVRGNLIYAIILIPLQIYIASNYGPIETGVLWFIINLCFLLFWIGFIHKKFLKGEHIKWLYNIIKMFIGGYGVVLIMKYYILDIQMVYNMMVLIKLFLVGIVSFLFTLLFSTQIRQKIFTRFLNAN, encoded by the coding sequence TTGAATAAACTAATAAGCCTCAAAAAAAACATCATAGCAAACTACATAGGACAAGCTTACAAAGCACTTATTGGTATTTTTATGATGCCATTATATTTATCTTATTTTGGAAGTGAGGCATTTGGGCTTATTGGATTTTATATTATGCTTCAATCATGGATGCAACTTCTTGATCTGGGTATGAAGCCAACACTTGCAAGAGAGAGTGCACGATATAGAGCTGAAAGTATTGATACTTTTGAACTTAGAACAGTTTTAAGAACATTTGAAACTATATTTGTATCTACTGGTTTAGTTATGGCTTTAGGTATTATATTTTTAAGTGGTTATATCTCTTCTTCTTGGTTAAAAGTTGAAAATCTTGATTTGAAAACTGTATCTTATGCTGTTTGTTTTATGGGTGTTGTTGTAGGGACTAGATGGGTTTCTAGTCTTTATAGTGGAGTTGTATCAGGACTTGAAAGACAAGTATGGTTGAATAGTTTTGAAATTATTTCAAATACTGTTAGATTTGTTGGAGTTTTAGGGGCATTTTATTTTTTTGAGGCTTCTATCTTGGTATTTTTTATATATCAAATGATAGTTAGTATTTTTGAACTTTTAGTTATTCAGTATTTTACATATACAAATTTTGAGAAAGTACAACAGAATATTCTTTACTCTTTTGAAGTACTAAAAAAAATTTATAAGTTTTCTTTTGCTATAGCTTTTGGAAGTATTATTTGGGTTGTCGTAACACAAATAGATAAGCTAATACTTTCAAAAACTATTCCTCTTGAACAATATGGATATTTTTCTTTAGCTATTGTAATAGCAAATGGTGTATTTGTACTTGGAAATGCAATAAGTGGAGCTATTATGCCAAGACTTGTATATTATTCAGAAAGAAAAGATGAAGAAGGATTTAAAAGGGTATATTTTTTTAGTTTAGAAATCGCACTTATGGTTGTAGTTCCTATATCTGCACTTTTGGTTATATACGCTCAAGAGATACTTTATCTTTGGACACATGATGAAATAGCAGCTCAAAATGCAAGTAAAATTTTGATTTGGTATGTTTTAGGAAATGTTGTAGTTTCATCAGCTGCTTTTGCATACTATTTACAGTATGCAAAAGGTGATTTAAAACTACATGTAAGAGGAAATTTAATATATGCAATAATCTTAATACCCCTTCAAATATATATAGCCTCAAACTATGGACCAATAGAAACTGGTGTTTTATGGTTTATTATAAACTTATGTTTTTTACTATTTTGGATAGGTTTTATTCATAAAAAGTTTTTAAAAGGTGAGCATATAAAATGGCTGTACAATATAATCAAAATGTTTATAGGTGGTTATGGAGTAGTTTTAATTATGAAATACTATATTTTAGATATTCAAATGGTTTATAATATGATGGTATTAATAAAATTATTTTTAGTTGGGATAGTTTCGTTTTTATTTACATTACTTTTTTCAACACAAATTAGACAAAAAATATTTACAAGGTTTTTAAATGCAAATTAA
- a CDS encoding 3-oxoacyl-[acyl-carrier-protein] synthase III C-terminal domain-containing protein, protein MILNFKGKKITDIVSVVPSQISRFDDEIENYSFSRAKCMKLKEIMGFDEHRIAPENITASDLCEFAFNHLVENKGLQRESIDAMIFVTHTPDHFIPPTSSILHGKLGLKEDSLCFDINHGCAGFIIGLQQAFMLLEQDGINKVALLNGDTLSRKINNKDRNSFPVVGDAGAVTIIENDNNTSDIKIFTKNRGKDAMVLKIPAGAFRMPSNKDTSKDIDVGDGNFRSLENLNMEGASVFSFVQLEVPLMVDEILKVNNLSKDDVDYYMFHQPNKFMLEKLADKIEVAREKMPNNIVEIYGNSNSVTIPVNITHNLGSKLLEDKKLKLCLAGFGVGLTWASMILDMGSLNSCEIIEYEE, encoded by the coding sequence ATGATATTGAATTTTAAAGGAAAAAAAATTACTGATATTGTTTCAGTTGTACCTTCCCAAATATCAAGATTTGATGATGAGATAGAAAACTATAGCTTTTCAAGAGCAAAATGTATGAAGCTCAAAGAGATTATGGGATTTGATGAACACAGAATTGCACCTGAAAATATTACCGCTTCAGATTTATGTGAATTTGCTTTTAATCATCTTGTTGAAAATAAAGGATTACAAAGAGAAAGTATCGATGCTATGATTTTTGTAACTCATACACCTGATCATTTTATACCACCAACGAGTTCTATTTTACATGGAAAGTTAGGCTTAAAAGAGGATAGTTTGTGTTTTGATATAAATCATGGATGTGCAGGTTTTATAATAGGGCTTCAACAAGCATTTATGCTACTAGAACAAGATGGTATAAATAAAGTAGCACTATTAAATGGTGATACTTTAAGTAGAAAAATCAATAATAAAGATAGAAATAGCTTTCCTGTAGTTGGCGATGCTGGAGCAGTTACAATTATAGAAAATGATAATAATACAAGTGATATAAAAATATTTACAAAAAATCGTGGGAAAGATGCCATGGTGTTGAAAATTCCAGCAGGTGCTTTTAGAATGCCTTCAAATAAAGATACATCAAAAGATATTGATGTGGGAGATGGTAATTTTAGAAGTTTAGAAAACTTAAATATGGAAGGTGCTTCTGTATTTAGTTTTGTGCAACTAGAAGTACCACTTATGGTAGATGAAATTTTAAAAGTAAATAATCTATCAAAAGATGATGTAGATTATTATATGTTTCATCAGCCAAATAAATTTATGCTTGAAAAACTGGCTGATAAAATAGAAGTTGCTAGAGAAAAAATGCCAAACAATATAGTTGAAATTTATGGAAATTCTAATTCTGTAACAATTCCTGTAAATATCACTCATAATTTAGGTTCTAAATTATTGGAAGATAAAAAGTTAAAGCTGTGTTTGGCAGGTTTTGGTGTTGGACTTACATGGGCTAGTATGATACTAGATATGGGTAGCCTTAATAGTTGTGAAATAATTGAATATGAGGAGTAA
- a CDS encoding phosphopantetheine-binding protein yields the protein MKELNIEMADILEVDSISDDEILTESDMWDSLARLTLLSYIDKQYGVNLFQPDIANVKTVADIKAVIKSKQK from the coding sequence ATGAAAGAATTAAATATTGAGATGGCAGATATTTTAGAAGTAGATAGTATAAGTGATGATGAAATCTTGACTGAAAGTGATATGTGGGACTCTTTAGCTAGATTAACACTTCTATCTTATATAGATAAACAATATGGTGTTAATCTTTTTCAACCTGATATTGCAAATGTTAAGACAGTTGCAGATATTAAAGCAGTTATTAAATCTAAACAAAAATGA
- a CDS encoding SDR family NAD(P)-dependent oxidoreductase — protein MKKYVLITGATSGIGKEVALRLAKEYNIIFHGRNHENLEILSNDVENSLFWCYDLSLVDGISSSLKALMEKNEIVIEKLVHCAGIDDNLPVKLLNYDSIEKLMKVNFYSVVEIINILLKRSVNKNELKNILFISSISAIRGYKVKAAYSASKAALDAYMKVLSLEVAPNIRVNSILPGAIKTKMTEKSFENEELVKHFVEIYPLGIGKVQQIVDMVEFYLSDKSSWVTGQQIVVDGGSLV, from the coding sequence ATGAAAAAATATGTTTTAATAACAGGAGCCACTTCAGGTATAGGAAAAGAAGTGGCTTTGAGATTGGCAAAAGAATATAATATTATTTTTCATGGAAGAAATCATGAAAATTTAGAAATATTATCAAATGATGTAGAAAATAGCCTATTTTGGTGTTATGATTTATCGTTAGTTGATGGTATTTCCAGTTCTTTAAAAGCTTTAATGGAAAAGAATGAAATAGTAATAGAGAAACTTGTTCATTGTGCTGGGATAGATGACAATTTACCAGTAAAATTGCTTAATTATGATTCTATTGAAAAGCTTATGAAAGTAAATTTTTATAGTGTAGTTGAAATAATAAATATTCTTTTAAAAAGAAGTGTAAATAAAAATGAGTTAAAAAATATTTTATTTATATCTAGTATAAGTGCTATTAGAGGGTATAAAGTAAAAGCTGCTTATTCTGCTTCTAAAGCGGCACTTGATGCTTATATGAAAGTATTAAGTTTGGAAGTTGCACCTAATATTAGAGTAAATTCTATTCTTCCTGGGGCTATTAAAACAAAAATGACTGAAAAGAGCTTTGAAAATGAAGAATTAGTGAAGCATTTTGTAGAAATTTATCCTTTGGGAATTGGAAAAGTTCAACAAATTGTTGATATGGTCGAATTTTATTTAAGTGATAAATCTAGTTGGGTTACTGGTCAGCAAATTGTTGTTGATGGTGGGAGTTTAGTTTGA
- a CDS encoding PglD-related sugar-binding protein: MKNLIIVGAGGFAKELLGYINYDRSKGLLTDINLKGILVDYKEHYEILDESLKYLGKIREYEIQKDDIFIIAIGENPGRNIIVDYFESQNAKFFSYIHSSCYVNPSSKIGEGLIMAPFCIINANITLGKHALLNSYSAIGHDCIVGDRAILYPYAAINGNCIIGNNLIMGTKATIFPKVMIGNNCTITSHSYVKSNKSDDRFIHQKTQEIDLENR, from the coding sequence ATGAAAAATTTAATTATAGTAGGTGCAGGTGGTTTTGCAAAAGAGCTTTTAGGATATATAAATTATGATAGATCAAAAGGTTTACTAACTGATATAAATTTAAAAGGTATTTTGGTTGATTATAAAGAACATTATGAAATTTTAGATGAGTCACTAAAATATCTAGGAAAAATAAGAGAATATGAAATTCAAAAAGATGATATTTTTATTATTGCTATTGGTGAAAATCCAGGGAGAAATATTATTGTTGATTATTTTGAATCACAAAATGCAAAATTTTTTAGCTATATTCATTCTAGTTGTTATGTTAATCCTAGTTCAAAAATAGGTGAGGGTTTGATTATGGCTCCATTTTGTATTATTAATGCAAATATTACTTTAGGAAAACATGCTTTATTAAATTCTTATAGTGCAATAGGTCATGATTGTATAGTTGGTGATAGGGCTATTTTATATCCATATGCTGCTATAAATGGGAATTGTATAATTGGAAATAATCTTATAATGGGAACAAAAGCTACAATTTTTCCAAAAGTAATGATAGGGAATAACTGTACAATAACATCACACAGTTATGTAAAATCAAATAAAAGTGATGATAGATTTATTCACCAAAAAACTCAAGAAATTGATTTAGAAAATAGATAG
- a CDS encoding amino acid adenylation domain-containing protein — MQKNVLEYLENTVKKFPNKIAIIDEKSSISFEDLQHHAKCVAATLQSKSINRNLPVGVFLPKSIEAVKSFLGVLYNGDFYVPLDVKNPFSRIEAIIKNIDIKYIITDSKSVKLLNALDDSIQLIIFDEIDFTQNIELNFINYKSSIDMDPVYILNTSGSTGVPKGVTLPHKAMVDYIDWVVREYKFDDNLILGNQSPLHFDISASDLYVTLATGSTLVLIPESLFMFPPKLLDYLEEKKVNFIYWVPSILTTISKLDLLKNRNLSIKTVFYGGESMPTKHLMYWKNNLESTIYSNFFGPTETTVICTHYILDRDFADDEPLPIGYACKNTDVLVLDDEDNLISEINEIGELCVRGSSLALGYYNDPEKTALVFVQNPLNKAYPEKIYRTGDIVYYNKKGELIYKGRKDFQIKHMGYRIELGEIETAILAIDGVDNACVLYDNENNNIVLIYESAKKLEQKAILLTLHNKLPKYMLPTKFILLDGMPLNINGKIDRNKLKELI, encoded by the coding sequence ATGCAAAAAAATGTTTTAGAGTATTTAGAAAATACAGTAAAAAAATTTCCAAATAAAATAGCTATTATAGATGAAAAAAGTTCTATAAGTTTTGAAGATTTACAGCATCATGCAAAATGTGTAGCTGCAACTTTACAATCAAAAAGTATAAATAGAAATCTACCTGTTGGTGTGTTTTTACCAAAATCAATTGAAGCTGTTAAATCATTTTTAGGTGTACTTTATAATGGTGATTTTTATGTACCACTTGATGTAAAAAACCCATTTTCAAGAATTGAAGCAATTATCAAAAATATAGATATAAAATATATTATTACAGATAGTAAAAGTGTTAAGTTATTAAATGCATTAGATGATAGTATTCAATTGATTATTTTTGATGAAATAGATTTTACTCAAAATATTGAATTGAATTTTATTAATTATAAATCATCAATAGATATGGATCCAGTATATATTTTAAATACTTCTGGTTCAACAGGTGTTCCAAAAGGTGTTACTTTACCTCATAAAGCAATGGTTGATTATATTGATTGGGTTGTAAGAGAATATAAATTTGATGATAATTTAATTTTAGGAAATCAATCACCTCTTCATTTTGATATTTCAGCTTCTGATTTATATGTTACTTTAGCTACTGGTTCAACTTTAGTTTTAATTCCTGAAAGCTTATTTATGTTTCCTCCTAAATTACTTGATTATTTAGAAGAAAAGAAAGTTAATTTTATATATTGGGTACCATCTATTTTAACAACTATTTCTAAATTAGATTTATTGAAAAATAGAAATTTATCAATAAAAACTGTTTTCTATGGTGGGGAATCAATGCCTACAAAACATTTGATGTATTGGAAAAATAATTTAGAGTCTACAATTTATTCTAACTTCTTTGGGCCTACCGAGACCACAGTTATTTGTACGCATTATATTTTAGATAGAGACTTTGCAGATGATGAACCACTTCCTATTGGTTATGCTTGTAAAAATACAGATGTATTGGTACTTGATGATGAAGATAATTTAATAAGTGAAATAAATGAAATAGGAGAACTTTGTGTAAGAGGTAGTTCTTTGGCTCTTGGATATTATAATGACCCTGAAAAAACTGCTTTGGTATTTGTACAAAATCCGCTTAATAAAGCTTATCCTGAAAAAATTTATCGAACAGGTGATATCGTTTATTACAATAAAAAAGGTGAACTTATCTATAAAGGTAGAAAAGATTTTCAAATCAAACATATGGGGTATAGAATAGAACTAGGAGAGATAGAAACAGCTATTTTAGCAATAGATGGGGTTGATAATGCTTGTGTATTATATGATAATGAAAATAACAATATAGTACTTATTTATGAATCAGCGAAAAAACTAGAACAAAAAGCTATTTTACTAACACTACATAATAAATTGCCAAAGTATATGCTTCCAACAAAGTTTATATTGCTTGATGGAATGCCATTAAATATAAATGGAAAAATTGATAGAAATAAATTGAAGGAATTGATTTGA
- a CDS encoding DegT/DnrJ/EryC1/StrS family aminotransferase — protein sequence MINVTKSYLPNKDKYKAYIDEIYENGWLTNNGPLVQRLEKRLAEYLGVKNLILVSNGTVALEIAYRTLDIRGFVITTPFSFVATTSSLVTNNILPIFGDINEKSFNLDPKNIENLITPNTSAILPVHVFGNACEVEKIEQIANKYNLKVIYDAAHAFDVKYKDKSVLNYGDISTLSFHATKLFHSIEGGAIIINDDNLVQKARYLINFGIKNTEEILHLGTNAKMNEFEAAMGLCVLDDIEEIKERRKDILENYRKELKDLVQFQEQNKNATENYSYFPVVFKSEEQLLKVQKALNEKQIFPRRYFYPSLDTLEYIEPKQECKISRDISKRILCLPIYAELEKYIQDTIIKNIKENL from the coding sequence ATGATAAATGTAACAAAATCGTATCTACCAAATAAAGATAAATATAAAGCTTATATAGATGAGATATATGAAAATGGATGGCTTACAAATAATGGTCCATTAGTTCAAAGGCTTGAAAAAAGACTTGCTGAATATTTAGGTGTTAAAAATCTAATTTTAGTATCAAATGGGACAGTTGCTTTAGAAATAGCTTATAGAACTTTAGATATAAGAGGTTTTGTTATCACTACTCCTTTTTCATTTGTAGCAACAACAAGTTCACTTGTTACAAATAATATTTTACCTATATTTGGAGATATTAATGAAAAATCTTTTAATCTTGATCCAAAGAATATAGAAAATTTAATTACTCCAAATACATCAGCAATACTTCCTGTACATGTATTTGGAAATGCTTGTGAAGTAGAAAAAATAGAACAAATAGCAAATAAATACAATTTGAAAGTAATTTATGATGCAGCACATGCTTTTGATGTAAAGTATAAAGATAAAAGTGTATTAAACTATGGAGATATTTCAACTCTTAGTTTTCATGCAACAAAACTTTTTCATAGTATTGAAGGAGGAGCGATTATTATAAATGATGATAATTTAGTACAAAAAGCAAGATATTTAATTAATTTTGGTATCAAAAATACTGAAGAAATACTACATTTAGGTACAAATGCAAAGATGAATGAGTTTGAAGCTGCAATGGGACTTTGTGTACTAGATGACATAGAAGAGATAAAAGAAAGAAGAAAAGATATTTTAGAAAATTATAGAAAAGAGTTAAAAGATTTAGTTCAATTTCAAGAGCAAAATAAAAATGCTACAGAAAATTACAGCTATTTTCCAGTAGTTTTTAAAAGTGAAGAGCAACTTTTAAAAGTGCAAAAAGCTTTAAATGAGAAACAGATATTTCCAAGAAGATATTTTTATCCATCTCTTGATACTTTAGAGTATATTGAGCCAAAACAAGAGTGCAAAATATCAAGAGATATAAGTAAAAGAATACTTTGTTTGCCTATTTATGCAGAACTTGAAAAATATATTCAAGATACTATTATCAAAAATATTAAGGAAAATTTATAG
- a CDS encoding oligosaccharide repeat unit polymerase has translation MNKKIIFSQNILDNIFFFLFVIFNIFSIFGFFNLFINLLLLGSYFILNKKKFIFDRFIKIHLFFLLLIMFYCSICIIVFHHNIYYLYVVLRLLVFNLTLYYILNNSKNIDKKIGILLFLLIMNSIITLLSFYNIFNINFIINYLSGLNVINPGSSSFIRNGGLMSYIEAGFMSFFSIYILLKKPLDIKSVFFILLIIISCLFQARTPLVFILGLLIIEFLVINKKNIFYLFISLLVILGMFFQYYEEIETNFIWISDIFTLADNKSINQLSDSNNLEFSMFYNSNLLEQLFGTGLRNWNSDDLNVINTDSGFLILLRGMGVIGLLLFISYIFTLFRFLFNNLYKNSNRKYLFQLLIIFVAFIIYNYKGVSFYGLGVSTLFYSIFYLEYFNNKSKKELS, from the coding sequence ATGAATAAAAAAATTATTTTTTCGCAAAATATTCTAGACAATATTTTTTTCTTTTTATTTGTCATATTTAATATTTTTTCTATATTTGGATTTTTTAATTTATTTATAAATCTATTGTTATTGGGGAGCTATTTTATTTTAAACAAAAAAAAATTTATTTTTGATAGGTTTATTAAAATACATTTGTTTTTTTTATTACTAATTATGTTTTATTGCTCGATTTGTATAATTGTTTTTCATCATAATATTTATTATTTATATGTGGTTTTAAGGTTATTGGTTTTCAATTTAACATTATATTATATATTGAATAACTCTAAAAATATTGATAAAAAAATTGGTATATTATTATTTTTACTGATTATGAATTCAATAATAACTCTATTGTCTTTCTATAATATATTTAATATTAATTTTATTATAAATTATTTATCAGGATTAAATGTTATTAATCCTGGAAGTTCTAGTTTTATTAGAAATGGTGGTTTAATGAGTTATATTGAAGCTGGATTTATGAGCTTTTTTTCAATATATATACTATTAAAAAAGCCTTTAGATATTAAATCTGTTTTTTTTATTCTTCTTATTATTATTTCTTGTTTATTTCAGGCAAGAACACCATTAGTTTTTATTTTAGGATTATTAATAATAGAATTTTTAGTTATAAATAAAAAAAATATATTTTATTTATTTATTTCATTGTTAGTTATTTTAGGTATGTTTTTTCAATACTATGAAGAAATAGAAACAAATTTTATATGGATTTCTGATATTTTTACTCTAGCTGATAATAAAAGTATTAATCAATTATCTGATAGTAATAATTTAGAATTTTCAATGTTTTACAATTCAAATTTACTAGAACAACTTTTTGGTACTGGATTAAGAAATTGGAATTCAGACGATTTAAATGTTATTAATACTGATTCAGGTTTTTTAATATTATTAAGGGGAATGGGTGTTATAGGTTTATTACTATTTATAAGTTATATTTTTACTCTTTTTAGATTCTTATTTAATAATTTATATAAAAATTCTAACAGAAAATATTTATTCCAATTATTGATAATTTTTGTAGCTTTTATAATTTATAATTATAAAGGTGTTTCATTTTATGGGTTAGGTGTTAGTACGTTATTTTATTCAATTTTTTATTTAGAATATTTTAATAATAAAAGTAAAAAGGAACTTAGCTAA
- a CDS encoding GNAT family N-acetyltransferase produces MIISFDELKVKLFEFRKNHKEIISNYLSQNILGKKIILIENANGLLFFVYDQEYDIYKSYFMVNGFYSLELLLIKANWNKNSSLEWIYKDKIDIELKKTIDKYGFIEYTRLSKMSFMNDDYIIDIENEELNIKYCNISDAKSLKLIFLHKFNKYSENLPSNIDIEKAIKTQSIIKILDKNSIVCFLWFDSKKVVTELRYLFVDENYRGQGLSKLLMKQYLYLTKQIKKKQLWVLENNEIAIKLYKSFGYSFEDLKDIIFKKEVENEK; encoded by the coding sequence TTGATTATTTCATTTGATGAATTAAAAGTAAAATTATTTGAATTTAGAAAAAATCATAAAGAAATTATTAGTAATTATCTCTCTCAAAATATATTAGGCAAAAAAATTATATTAATTGAAAATGCTAATGGCTTACTATTTTTTGTATATGATCAAGAATATGATATCTACAAAAGCTATTTTATGGTAAATGGTTTTTATTCTTTAGAATTATTATTAATTAAAGCAAATTGGAATAAAAATAGTTCTTTAGAGTGGATTTATAAAGATAAAATTGATATTGAACTTAAGAAAACTATTGACAAATATGGATTTATTGAATATACAAGATTGAGTAAAATGAGTTTTATGAATGATGATTATATTATTGATATAGAAAATGAAGAACTGAATATAAAATATTGTAATATTTCAGATGCTAAAAGTTTAAAATTAATATTCTTACATAAATTTAATAAATATTCAGAAAATTTACCATCTAATATTGATATTGAAAAAGCTATAAAAACACAATCTATAATTAAAATTTTGGATAAGAATAGTATTGTATGTTTTTTATGGTTTGATTCAAAAAAAGTTGTAACAGAACTTAGGTATTTATTTGTAGACGAAAACTATAGAGGACAAGGTTTGTCAAAGCTTTTAATGAAACAATATTTATATTTAACTAAACAAATAAAGAAAAAACAATTGTGGGTATTAGAGAACAATGAAATAGCAATAAAATTGTATAAAAGTTTTGGCTATTCATTCGAGGATTTAAAAGATATTATATTTAAAAAAGAGGTAGAAAATGAAAAATAA